The proteins below come from a single Aegilops tauschii subsp. strangulata cultivar AL8/78 chromosome 6, Aet v6.0, whole genome shotgun sequence genomic window:
- the LOC141025513 gene encoding uncharacterized protein — protein sequence MDVQPRSQTRLVDLSGTPDQISRAEQLISDVLAEADAGSFGTISNWKYNAPQPSAEQSRMQIANNKVIPLHLPPGDTSTERTLYIDGTAERIEIAKQLE from the exons ATGGATGTTCAACCCAGGTCACAAACAAGATTGGTTGATCTTTCGGGCACTCCTGACCAGATAAGCAGAGCTGAGCAGTTGATAAGTGATGTTCTTGCAGAG GCTGATGCTGGCTCATTTGGCACTATCTCCAATTGGAAGTACAATGCACCTCAACCTAGTGCTGAGCAATCCCGGATGCAAATTGCTAACAACAAG GTCATTCCTTTGCATTTGCCTCCTGGTGATACTTCAACTGAAAGAACGCTGTATATTGATGGTACTGCAGAGCGAATTGAAATAGCAAAGCAGCTTGAGTGA